The following are from one region of the Rhinoraja longicauda isolate Sanriku21f chromosome 11, sRhiLon1.1, whole genome shotgun sequence genome:
- the prpf38b gene encoding pre-mRNA-splicing factor 38B isoform X1 — MANKTAIGNHNQQQQQQPQQQQQQQPPQQQAGGSAKPASSIKQGNVLPLWGNEKTMNLNPLILTNILSSPYFKVQLYELKTYHEVVDEIYFKVTHIEPWEKGSRKTAGQTGMCGGVRGVGTGGIVSTAFCLLYKLFTLKLTRKQVMGLITHTDSPYIRGLGFMYIRYTQPPADLWDWYEPFLDDEEELDVKAGGGCVMTIGEMIRSFLTKLEWFSTLFPRIPVPVQKNLDQYLKTRPRKIGKKDGKDAVEDIERLSERRHSRSPRRSLSPRKSPRRSRSRSRHREGHGSFGFDKELERERERQKREREQVKDRERSEKDRHKSRSTDRGIDRRRSRSRDHHRSRSRDKKNDKKDRDKEREKENERSRRRDKDYDKDKERVSDRDRERIVEKELERSRDRDKRSRSKTEDRKRKEERREKDERKHKDDKKDSRKDKKHSRSRSREKRHRSISPGRGHVSKRSRSKSKEKSKHRNEHKEKSSKRSISRERIDENDSERLKKQCSHSKERAHKRSRSKERSHKQSHGDGKDQTGKPSHRSLSTEREDKCNAEGWLQGSTTDDE, encoded by the exons ATGGCTAACAAAACGGCCATTGGAAACcacaaccagcagcagcagcagcagccgcagcagcagcaacagcagcagccgcCGCAGCAGCAAGCCGGTGGAAGCGCCAAACCGGCCTCCTCCATCAAACAAGGCAACGTGCTGCCCTTGTGGGGCAACGAGAAGACTATGAACCTGAACCCGCTTATCCTCACCAACATCCTTTCCTCGCCCTACTTTAAAGTGCAACTGTATGAACTGAAGACTTACCACGAGGTCGTGGACGAGATCTATTTCAAG GTTACTCACATTGAGCCATGGGAAAAGGGGAGCAGGAAGACTGCAGGTCAGACAGGAATGTGCGGAGGG GTTCGTGGTGTTGGAACAGGAGGTATTGTTTCAACTGCCTTTTGTCTACTGTACAAACTGTTTACCCTGAAGTTAACTCGCAAACAAGTGATGGGTCTTATAACACACACTGACTCTCCATACATCCGCGGTTTAGGATTCATGTAtattcg GTACACACAGCCCCCAGCTGACTTGTGGGATTGGTATGAACCCTTTTTAGATGATGAAGAG GAGCTAGATGTAAAGGCCGGAGGAGGGTGTGTAATGACTATAGGAGAAATGATTCGTTCTTTTCTTACTAAACTGGAATGGTTCTCTACTTTATTTCCAAGAATTCCAGTTCCAGTTCAAAAGAATCTGGATCAATATCTCAAAACTCGCCCCAGGAAAATTGGCAAAAAAGATGGGAAAGATGCAGTTGAAGACATTGAACGTCTCTCAGAACGTAGACATTCAAG GTCGCCAAGAAGATCCCTAAGTCCTCGTAAATCTCCCAGGCGGTCTCGAAGCAGAAGTCGTCATAGAGAAGGCCACGGTTCTTTTGGTTTTGATAAGGAATTGGAAAGAGAGCGAGAGCGGCAAAAAAGGGAACGAGAGCAGGTTAAAGACAGAGAGAGGAGTGAGAAGGATAGACACAAGTCTAGAAGCACAGACAGGGGCATAGACCGCAGGCGAAGTAGAAGCCGGGATCATCACAGAAGTCGAAGCAGAGATAAAAAGAATGATAAAAAAGATAGAGATAAAGAGCGGGAGAAGGAAAATGAAAGAAGCAGAAGGAGGGACAAGGATTATGACAAAGATAAAGAAAGGGTAAGTGATAGAGATAGGGAGCGAATTGTTGAAAAAGAACTGGAGAGATCTAGGGACCGAGATAAACGTAGCCGATCAAAGACTGAAGACAGAAAACGtaaggaagagaggagagaaaaaGATGAAAGAAAACATAAAGATGATAAAAAGGATTCAAGAAAAGATAAAAAGCATAGCAGAAGTAGGAGCAGAGAGAAAAGACATCGGAGTATTAGTCCTGGGAGGGGTCATGTCAGCAAACGCAGCAGGAGCAAAAGCAAAGAAAAATCGAAACATCGAAATGAACATAAAGAGAAATCAAGCAAAAGAAGCATTAGCAGAGAAAGGATTGATGAGAATGACAGTGAACGACTAAAGAAACAGTGTAGCCATAGTAAAGAGAGAGCTCACAAACGCAGTCGAAGCAAAGAACGATCTCACAAACAAAGTCACGGTGATGGTAAGGACCAAACAGGCAAACCAAGTCACAGAAGTCTCAGTACAGAAAGAGAGGACAAATGCAATGCAGAAGGGTGGTTACAAGGCAGCACCACTGATGATGAATGA
- the prpf38b gene encoding pre-mRNA-splicing factor 38B isoform X2 — protein sequence MGLITHTDSPYIRGLGFMYIRYTQPPADLWDWYEPFLDDEEELDVKAGGGCVMTIGEMIRSFLTKLEWFSTLFPRIPVPVQKNLDQYLKTRPRKIGKKDGKDAVEDIERLSERRHSRSPRRSLSPRKSPRRSRSRSRHREGHGSFGFDKELERERERQKREREQVKDRERSEKDRHKSRSTDRGIDRRRSRSRDHHRSRSRDKKNDKKDRDKEREKENERSRRRDKDYDKDKERVSDRDRERIVEKELERSRDRDKRSRSKTEDRKRKEERREKDERKHKDDKKDSRKDKKHSRSRSREKRHRSISPGRGHVSKRSRSKSKEKSKHRNEHKEKSSKRSISRERIDENDSERLKKQCSHSKERAHKRSRSKERSHKQSHGDGKDQTGKPSHRSLSTEREDKCNAEGWLQGSTTDDE from the exons ATGGGTCTTATAACACACACTGACTCTCCATACATCCGCGGTTTAGGATTCATGTAtattcg GTACACACAGCCCCCAGCTGACTTGTGGGATTGGTATGAACCCTTTTTAGATGATGAAGAG GAGCTAGATGTAAAGGCCGGAGGAGGGTGTGTAATGACTATAGGAGAAATGATTCGTTCTTTTCTTACTAAACTGGAATGGTTCTCTACTTTATTTCCAAGAATTCCAGTTCCAGTTCAAAAGAATCTGGATCAATATCTCAAAACTCGCCCCAGGAAAATTGGCAAAAAAGATGGGAAAGATGCAGTTGAAGACATTGAACGTCTCTCAGAACGTAGACATTCAAG GTCGCCAAGAAGATCCCTAAGTCCTCGTAAATCTCCCAGGCGGTCTCGAAGCAGAAGTCGTCATAGAGAAGGCCACGGTTCTTTTGGTTTTGATAAGGAATTGGAAAGAGAGCGAGAGCGGCAAAAAAGGGAACGAGAGCAGGTTAAAGACAGAGAGAGGAGTGAGAAGGATAGACACAAGTCTAGAAGCACAGACAGGGGCATAGACCGCAGGCGAAGTAGAAGCCGGGATCATCACAGAAGTCGAAGCAGAGATAAAAAGAATGATAAAAAAGATAGAGATAAAGAGCGGGAGAAGGAAAATGAAAGAAGCAGAAGGAGGGACAAGGATTATGACAAAGATAAAGAAAGGGTAAGTGATAGAGATAGGGAGCGAATTGTTGAAAAAGAACTGGAGAGATCTAGGGACCGAGATAAACGTAGCCGATCAAAGACTGAAGACAGAAAACGtaaggaagagaggagagaaaaaGATGAAAGAAAACATAAAGATGATAAAAAGGATTCAAGAAAAGATAAAAAGCATAGCAGAAGTAGGAGCAGAGAGAAAAGACATCGGAGTATTAGTCCTGGGAGGGGTCATGTCAGCAAACGCAGCAGGAGCAAAAGCAAAGAAAAATCGAAACATCGAAATGAACATAAAGAGAAATCAAGCAAAAGAAGCATTAGCAGAGAAAGGATTGATGAGAATGACAGTGAACGACTAAAGAAACAGTGTAGCCATAGTAAAGAGAGAGCTCACAAACGCAGTCGAAGCAAAGAACGATCTCACAAACAAAGTCACGGTGATGGTAAGGACCAAACAGGCAAACCAAGTCACAGAAGTCTCAGTACAGAAAGAGAGGACAAATGCAATGCAGAAGGGTGGTTACAAGGCAGCACCACTGATGATGAATGA
- the prpf38b gene encoding pre-mRNA-splicing factor 38B isoform X3 produces MCELDVKAGGGCVMTIGEMIRSFLTKLEWFSTLFPRIPVPVQKNLDQYLKTRPRKIGKKDGKDAVEDIERLSERRHSRSPRRSLSPRKSPRRSRSRSRHREGHGSFGFDKELERERERQKREREQVKDRERSEKDRHKSRSTDRGIDRRRSRSRDHHRSRSRDKKNDKKDRDKEREKENERSRRRDKDYDKDKERVSDRDRERIVEKELERSRDRDKRSRSKTEDRKRKEERREKDERKHKDDKKDSRKDKKHSRSRSREKRHRSISPGRGHVSKRSRSKSKEKSKHRNEHKEKSSKRSISRERIDENDSERLKKQCSHSKERAHKRSRSKERSHKQSHGDGKDQTGKPSHRSLSTEREDKCNAEGWLQGSTTDDE; encoded by the exons ATGTGT GAGCTAGATGTAAAGGCCGGAGGAGGGTGTGTAATGACTATAGGAGAAATGATTCGTTCTTTTCTTACTAAACTGGAATGGTTCTCTACTTTATTTCCAAGAATTCCAGTTCCAGTTCAAAAGAATCTGGATCAATATCTCAAAACTCGCCCCAGGAAAATTGGCAAAAAAGATGGGAAAGATGCAGTTGAAGACATTGAACGTCTCTCAGAACGTAGACATTCAAG GTCGCCAAGAAGATCCCTAAGTCCTCGTAAATCTCCCAGGCGGTCTCGAAGCAGAAGTCGTCATAGAGAAGGCCACGGTTCTTTTGGTTTTGATAAGGAATTGGAAAGAGAGCGAGAGCGGCAAAAAAGGGAACGAGAGCAGGTTAAAGACAGAGAGAGGAGTGAGAAGGATAGACACAAGTCTAGAAGCACAGACAGGGGCATAGACCGCAGGCGAAGTAGAAGCCGGGATCATCACAGAAGTCGAAGCAGAGATAAAAAGAATGATAAAAAAGATAGAGATAAAGAGCGGGAGAAGGAAAATGAAAGAAGCAGAAGGAGGGACAAGGATTATGACAAAGATAAAGAAAGGGTAAGTGATAGAGATAGGGAGCGAATTGTTGAAAAAGAACTGGAGAGATCTAGGGACCGAGATAAACGTAGCCGATCAAAGACTGAAGACAGAAAACGtaaggaagagaggagagaaaaaGATGAAAGAAAACATAAAGATGATAAAAAGGATTCAAGAAAAGATAAAAAGCATAGCAGAAGTAGGAGCAGAGAGAAAAGACATCGGAGTATTAGTCCTGGGAGGGGTCATGTCAGCAAACGCAGCAGGAGCAAAAGCAAAGAAAAATCGAAACATCGAAATGAACATAAAGAGAAATCAAGCAAAAGAAGCATTAGCAGAGAAAGGATTGATGAGAATGACAGTGAACGACTAAAGAAACAGTGTAGCCATAGTAAAGAGAGAGCTCACAAACGCAGTCGAAGCAAAGAACGATCTCACAAACAAAGTCACGGTGATGGTAAGGACCAAACAGGCAAACCAAGTCACAGAAGTCTCAGTACAGAAAGAGAGGACAAATGCAATGCAGAAGGGTGGTTACAAGGCAGCACCACTGATGATGAATGA
- the prpf38b gene encoding pre-mRNA-splicing factor 38B isoform X4 yields MTIGEMIRSFLTKLEWFSTLFPRIPVPVQKNLDQYLKTRPRKIGKKDGKDAVEDIERLSERRHSRSPRRSLSPRKSPRRSRSRSRHREGHGSFGFDKELERERERQKREREQVKDRERSEKDRHKSRSTDRGIDRRRSRSRDHHRSRSRDKKNDKKDRDKEREKENERSRRRDKDYDKDKERVSDRDRERIVEKELERSRDRDKRSRSKTEDRKRKEERREKDERKHKDDKKDSRKDKKHSRSRSREKRHRSISPGRGHVSKRSRSKSKEKSKHRNEHKEKSSKRSISRERIDENDSERLKKQCSHSKERAHKRSRSKERSHKQSHGDGKDQTGKPSHRSLSTEREDKCNAEGWLQGSTTDDE; encoded by the exons ATGACTATAGGAGAAATGATTCGTTCTTTTCTTACTAAACTGGAATGGTTCTCTACTTTATTTCCAAGAATTCCAGTTCCAGTTCAAAAGAATCTGGATCAATATCTCAAAACTCGCCCCAGGAAAATTGGCAAAAAAGATGGGAAAGATGCAGTTGAAGACATTGAACGTCTCTCAGAACGTAGACATTCAAG GTCGCCAAGAAGATCCCTAAGTCCTCGTAAATCTCCCAGGCGGTCTCGAAGCAGAAGTCGTCATAGAGAAGGCCACGGTTCTTTTGGTTTTGATAAGGAATTGGAAAGAGAGCGAGAGCGGCAAAAAAGGGAACGAGAGCAGGTTAAAGACAGAGAGAGGAGTGAGAAGGATAGACACAAGTCTAGAAGCACAGACAGGGGCATAGACCGCAGGCGAAGTAGAAGCCGGGATCATCACAGAAGTCGAAGCAGAGATAAAAAGAATGATAAAAAAGATAGAGATAAAGAGCGGGAGAAGGAAAATGAAAGAAGCAGAAGGAGGGACAAGGATTATGACAAAGATAAAGAAAGGGTAAGTGATAGAGATAGGGAGCGAATTGTTGAAAAAGAACTGGAGAGATCTAGGGACCGAGATAAACGTAGCCGATCAAAGACTGAAGACAGAAAACGtaaggaagagaggagagaaaaaGATGAAAGAAAACATAAAGATGATAAAAAGGATTCAAGAAAAGATAAAAAGCATAGCAGAAGTAGGAGCAGAGAGAAAAGACATCGGAGTATTAGTCCTGGGAGGGGTCATGTCAGCAAACGCAGCAGGAGCAAAAGCAAAGAAAAATCGAAACATCGAAATGAACATAAAGAGAAATCAAGCAAAAGAAGCATTAGCAGAGAAAGGATTGATGAGAATGACAGTGAACGACTAAAGAAACAGTGTAGCCATAGTAAAGAGAGAGCTCACAAACGCAGTCGAAGCAAAGAACGATCTCACAAACAAAGTCACGGTGATGGTAAGGACCAAACAGGCAAACCAAGTCACAGAAGTCTCAGTACAGAAAGAGAGGACAAATGCAATGCAGAAGGGTGGTTACAAGGCAGCACCACTGATGATGAATGA